The Sulfitobacter sp. S223 genome has a window encoding:
- a CDS encoding class II aldolase and adducin N-terminal domain-containing protein — MNVPQMKPNMDHWQERVDLAAAFRWTARLNMHEGVANHFSLAVNGSGSQFLMNPNQVHFSRVKASDLLLIDADDPETYEGPNAPDPTAWGLHGGVHAACGHARCVMHVHSIFATVLACLQDSRLPPIDQNCCTFFNRVVIDEDYGGLAFEDEGARCAALLTDPKQKVMVMGSHGVMVIGDTVAETFNRLYYFERAAETYIRALQTGLPLRRISDEIAEKTAQELEDYPEQDARHLAELKAILDAEGSDYAN, encoded by the coding sequence ATGAATGTGCCGCAGATGAAACCGAATATGGATCACTGGCAGGAACGAGTCGATCTGGCGGCTGCCTTCCGATGGACGGCGCGGCTGAATATGCATGAAGGCGTGGCGAACCACTTCTCACTCGCGGTAAATGGTAGCGGATCACAGTTTTTGATGAACCCGAACCAGGTGCATTTCAGCAGAGTGAAGGCAAGCGATCTGCTGTTGATAGATGCGGATGACCCGGAAACCTATGAGGGTCCAAATGCACCTGATCCAACGGCGTGGGGCTTGCATGGCGGGGTTCATGCCGCTTGCGGACATGCACGTTGTGTCATGCACGTGCATTCGATCTTCGCGACCGTGCTGGCCTGTTTGCAAGACAGTCGGTTACCGCCAATCGATCAGAACTGCTGTACCTTTTTCAACCGCGTTGTGATCGACGAGGATTATGGTGGTCTGGCTTTCGAAGATGAAGGCGCTCGCTGTGCCGCGCTGCTGACGGACCCCAAGCAAAAGGTCATGGTCATGGGCAGTCATGGGGTGATGGTCATTGGCGATACGGTCGCAGAAACGTTCAATCGCCTTTATTATTTCGAGCGCGCCGCCGAGACATATATCCGCGCACTGCAAACCGGTTTGCCCCTGCGGCGGATCAGTGACGAGATCGCGGAAAAGACCGCACAAGAGCTGGAAGATTATCCAGAGCAAGATGCGCGGCATCTGGCAGAATTGAAGGCAATTTTGGACGCTGAAGGAAGCGACTATGCAAACTAG
- a CDS encoding acyl-CoA dehydrogenase family protein — MIYGLTEEHQMIADTVRTFVEKEIYPHEELVERTGEVPAEIAQQIKQKTIDLGFYACKFPESVGCAGLSHVEFALVERELGRGSMALNHFFGRPQNILMACEGQQIERYLMPAVRGERMDALAMTEPGAGSDVRGMKCSAVRDGGDWIVNGTKHFISGAEHADFVIVFIATGEDQTPKGPKKRITAFLVDRGTPGFTIRDGYKSVSHRGYKNMILEFDDCRLPDAQVLGEVDSGFDVMNTWLYATRITVATMSVGRARRVLDYALSYAAEREQFGQKIGKFQGVSFQLADMVTEIDAADLLTLAAADRLDKGLPANREIASAKLYASEMLARVTDKAIQIHGGMGLMDDYPLERFWRDARVERIWDGTSEIQRHIISREMLRALGA; from the coding sequence ATGATTTATGGGCTGACTGAAGAACACCAGATGATTGCGGACACGGTGCGCACGTTCGTTGAAAAAGAAATCTACCCTCACGAAGAACTGGTGGAACGCACTGGCGAAGTCCCTGCCGAGATCGCTCAGCAGATCAAACAAAAGACAATAGATCTTGGCTTTTACGCCTGCAAATTTCCCGAAAGTGTCGGTTGTGCTGGGCTTTCCCATGTCGAATTTGCACTGGTGGAACGAGAGTTGGGGCGTGGCTCCATGGCGTTGAATCACTTCTTCGGTCGGCCACAAAATATTCTGATGGCTTGCGAAGGGCAGCAGATAGAGCGCTATCTGATGCCCGCCGTAAGAGGTGAACGCATGGATGCACTTGCCATGACAGAGCCGGGTGCTGGTTCGGATGTGCGCGGTATGAAGTGCAGTGCAGTACGTGATGGTGGCGATTGGATCGTCAACGGTACGAAGCATTTCATTTCCGGCGCAGAACACGCGGATTTTGTCATTGTGTTTATCGCAACAGGTGAAGACCAGACACCAAAAGGCCCGAAAAAACGTATTACTGCGTTTCTCGTCGATCGAGGCACGCCAGGGTTCACGATCCGTGACGGCTACAAGTCGGTGAGCCACCGCGGCTACAAAAATATGATTCTCGAATTTGACGATTGCCGTTTGCCGGATGCGCAGGTTTTGGGCGAAGTTGATAGCGGATTCGATGTGATGAACACATGGCTCTATGCGACACGTATCACCGTAGCGACTATGAGCGTTGGCAGGGCTAGGCGGGTGCTCGACTACGCGCTTAGCTATGCCGCAGAGCGGGAACAATTCGGCCAAAAGATCGGCAAGTTTCAGGGGGTGTCTTTCCAACTGGCGGATATGGTTACCGAGATTGATGCTGCAGATTTGCTGACACTGGCTGCAGCAGATCGGCTTGATAAAGGTCTGCCCGCAAATCGCGAGATCGCAAGCGCAAAGCTCTATGCAAGTGAAATGCTCGCCCGTGTCACGGACAAAGCGATACAGATCCATGGCGGCATGGGGTTAATGGACGATTATCCACTAGAGCGGTTTTGGCGTGATGCGCGGGTAGAGCGGATTTGGGACGGAACATCCGAGATACAGCGGCACATTATTAGCCGTGAGATGCTACGGGCGTTGGGCGCGTGA
- a CDS encoding acetate--CoA ligase family protein, whose product MSRNLSRLLRPRSIVVIGGGAWCAQIVRQSRAMNFAGRIDVIHPRSEVIEGVQSISSFSSLAHVPDAVFVGVNRIASIEIIRQLSEMGAGGAVCFASGFSEAAAEDGRGTDLQAALVEAAGNMTVLGPNCYGFINALDGALLWPDQHGCTRVESGVAILTQSSNIAINLSMQLGGLPIAYVVACGNMAQTTQAQIACELLDDPRVTAIGLHIEGFGDLADWHALASKAYEKGVPLIALKVGRSDQAQQAAISHTASLAGSDAGAAALLARLGIGRVASLPVFLETLKLLHMVGRLDAPTVSSISCSGGEASLAADSAVGSGISLPPLTESQRADLSAALGPMVALSNPLDYHTYIWRDVKKMTAAWLAMAAPHIGLTMIIVDYPHTDATDWVCATEAALAVRAQSDRPVAVVATLPELMPLDVAAQLAAGGVVPMRGLSEAIAAATVAATMRKPEELPVLLPGPDREAALVPEAEAKAALGAFGVPVPKGVAVELRDGLKAAAASLQGPLVLKVTGLAHKSESGGVRLGLGSEDVAKAADDMPDGGYLVEEMVQGAVAELLVGVLRDPAHGFVLTLGAGGVLTELWQDTVSLLIPVHAQAVEEALRSLRIWPMIEGYRGKPGADLDAIIAAVMAVQEYVIASAASVSEVEINPLMCTPDAAVAVDALLRKA is encoded by the coding sequence ATGTCGCGTAACCTATCGCGCTTGCTGCGCCCTAGATCGATTGTTGTGATAGGTGGTGGCGCTTGGTGTGCCCAGATTGTCAGGCAGTCTCGCGCCATGAATTTTGCGGGTCGGATTGATGTTATTCACCCGCGTTCGGAAGTTATTGAGGGCGTGCAATCTATTTCGTCATTTAGTTCGCTTGCTCATGTTCCTGATGCGGTCTTCGTTGGTGTGAACCGGATAGCTTCTATCGAGATAATCCGTCAGCTCTCTGAAATGGGGGCGGGTGGGGCGGTTTGTTTTGCTTCGGGTTTTTCGGAAGCGGCGGCTGAGGATGGTCGCGGGACTGATTTGCAGGCCGCTTTGGTTGAGGCCGCAGGGAACATGACCGTTTTGGGGCCGAACTGCTATGGTTTCATAAATGCATTGGACGGTGCTCTTTTGTGGCCGGATCAGCACGGCTGTACACGCGTGGAAAGCGGGGTGGCGATCCTGACGCAATCTTCCAACATAGCGATAAACCTGTCCATGCAGCTTGGAGGATTGCCCATCGCTTATGTGGTCGCCTGTGGGAACATGGCGCAGACGACACAAGCGCAGATTGCTTGTGAGCTCTTGGATGATCCACGCGTTACCGCAATCGGACTTCACATCGAAGGGTTTGGCGATTTGGCCGACTGGCATGCGTTGGCAAGTAAGGCGTATGAAAAAGGTGTGCCATTGATTGCGCTGAAGGTAGGACGATCGGATCAAGCACAGCAGGCCGCTATATCGCATACAGCTTCGCTGGCAGGCAGCGATGCAGGCGCAGCCGCGCTGCTGGCACGGCTGGGCATAGGCCGCGTCGCGAGCCTGCCGGTATTTCTCGAAACATTAAAGCTGTTGCATATGGTGGGGCGGCTTGATGCGCCGACAGTGTCCTCGATCAGCTGTTCCGGAGGCGAAGCCAGCCTTGCCGCAGATTCGGCTGTCGGTTCAGGAATTTCGTTACCACCGCTCACGGAATCCCAGCGTGCTGATTTATCAGCCGCACTTGGTCCAATGGTCGCGCTGAGCAATCCGCTAGACTACCACACGTATATTTGGCGCGACGTAAAAAAGATGACGGCAGCATGGTTGGCGATGGCGGCCCCCCACATTGGTCTGACAATGATCATTGTGGACTACCCGCATACCGACGCCACGGATTGGGTTTGCGCGACCGAAGCTGCGTTGGCTGTGCGCGCGCAAAGCGACAGGCCGGTGGCCGTTGTCGCCACGCTGCCTGAGCTGATGCCCTTGGATGTTGCCGCCCAGCTGGCCGCAGGGGGCGTTGTCCCGATGAGGGGCCTCAGCGAGGCGATTGCTGCGGCAACTGTGGCCGCTACGATGCGAAAACCCGAAGAATTGCCCGTGCTTTTACCCGGCCCTGACCGAGAGGCCGCTTTGGTGCCGGAAGCTGAGGCAAAAGCGGCTTTGGGTGCCTTCGGTGTGCCTGTCCCAAAGGGCGTTGCGGTGGAACTGCGGGATGGCCTGAAGGCAGCGGCTGCTTCGTTGCAGGGGCCGCTGGTTCTCAAGGTGACGGGTCTTGCGCATAAGTCGGAGTCCGGTGGTGTCCGGCTTGGCCTAGGGTCAGAAGATGTCGCGAAGGCGGCCGACGATATGCCGGACGGGGGGTATCTTGTTGAAGAAATGGTACAAGGGGCCGTGGCAGAGCTGTTGGTCGGCGTCCTGCGTGATCCTGCGCACGGATTTGTTCTGACGCTTGGGGCCGGAGGCGTCTTGACCGAATTGTGGCAAGATACCGTATCCCTACTGATACCAGTGCATGCACAAGCCGTTGAGGAAGCGTTGCGGTCTTTGCGCATATGGCCGATGATCGAGGGCTATCGCGGCAAACCCGGCGCTGATCTGGACGCGATTATTGCCGCAGTCATGGCTGTTCAGGAATATGTCATTGCCAGTGCTGCCTCTGTCAGCGAGGTAGAGATCAACCCGCTGATGTGTACACCTGACGCGGCCGTCGCAGTGGATGCATTGCTGCGCAAAGCCTGA
- a CDS encoding carnitinyl-CoA dehydratase, which translates to MDPIKLRREGAILEVTLDRPKANAIDLLTSRRMGEVFAEFRDDPELRVAIITGGGDKFFCPGWDLKAAADGDAVDGDYGVGGFGGLQELPGLNKPVIAAVNGICCGGGLELALSADMILAADHATFALPEIRSGTVADAASVKLPKRIPYHIAMELLLTGRWFDAQEGKGWGLINEIVPAGDLMDRTWELARLLASGPPLVYAAIKEIVRDAEDAKFQDTMNRITRRQLRSVDTLYASDDQMEGARAFAEKRDPVWTGK; encoded by the coding sequence ATGGACCCTATCAAACTCCGCCGTGAAGGCGCTATTCTGGAAGTGACGCTGGACCGACCCAAAGCCAACGCCATTGATTTGCTCACATCGCGTCGGATGGGAGAGGTTTTTGCTGAGTTCAGGGATGATCCAGAGTTACGTGTGGCGATAATTACCGGCGGTGGTGACAAGTTCTTTTGCCCGGGTTGGGATCTTAAGGCAGCGGCTGACGGTGACGCCGTTGACGGAGATTACGGTGTCGGTGGATTCGGTGGACTTCAGGAGTTGCCCGGCTTGAACAAGCCAGTGATTGCGGCTGTGAACGGTATCTGTTGTGGCGGGGGGCTAGAGCTCGCTTTGAGCGCAGACATGATCCTTGCTGCAGATCATGCGACATTTGCTCTTCCCGAGATCAGATCAGGTACTGTAGCGGATGCCGCAAGTGTAAAGCTGCCCAAGCGTATTCCGTACCACATCGCAATGGAGCTGTTGCTGACCGGGCGCTGGTTTGATGCACAAGAGGGTAAAGGATGGGGGCTGATCAACGAGATCGTTCCGGCGGGTGACTTGATGGATCGTACATGGGAACTGGCGCGGCTGTTGGCCTCTGGCCCACCGCTGGTTTATGCGGCGATCAAGGAAATTGTGCGGGATGCTGAAGATGCCAAATTTCAGGACACGATGAACCGGATCACGCGGCGACAACTGCGCAGCGTCGATACGCTTTATGCCTCTGATGATCAGATGGAGGGCGCGCGGGCCTTTGCAGAAAAACGGGACCCTGTCTGGACGGGCAAATAG
- a CDS encoding glycosyltransferase family 4 protein: MNILFVHQNMPGQYRELVQWLAEQGEHRIYFLTQRKNPAKIAGVETRIYAPHHGPKKEAYGLSKVWEEASGAGFGAALACQKIEAEEGFKPDLVVGHVGWGELTFLKQVWPDVPIIGFFEYYYRLFGGPVNFDEEEPVNVHTPFLLQARNTVPALNITTVDRGLSPTKWQRDCFPVEMHSKIYVCHDGIRTDKLKPDHEARVKLGRIESPVGRGDEIVTYMARNLERMRGFHKFMRALPDILEARPNARVLVIGGNEVSYGSKSKNPGGLRGEMEAEVGDRVDWSRVHFLGQVPYADYQKIIQISRCHIYMTMPFVLSWSLLETMSMEATIVASDVAPVREAMTHGETGLLVDFHDHKALARQVVEVLERPQDFAHLGPAARRHVVKHYDFLTKCLPEHIAEMNALLPQSKHIRMP; the protein is encoded by the coding sequence ATGAATATTTTGTTTGTGCACCAGAACATGCCGGGGCAATACCGCGAACTGGTGCAGTGGCTGGCTGAACAAGGTGAGCATCGGATCTATTTCCTGACCCAGCGCAAGAACCCTGCCAAGATTGCTGGTGTAGAAACGCGCATCTACGCCCCCCACCACGGCCCGAAAAAAGAAGCCTATGGTCTGAGCAAAGTTTGGGAAGAGGCAAGCGGCGCAGGCTTTGGTGCAGCGCTTGCCTGTCAGAAAATCGAAGCTGAGGAGGGGTTCAAACCCGATCTTGTGGTCGGTCATGTTGGTTGGGGAGAACTGACGTTCCTGAAACAAGTGTGGCCAGACGTGCCGATTATCGGCTTTTTTGAATACTACTACCGCCTTTTTGGCGGGCCCGTGAACTTTGACGAAGAAGAGCCTGTTAATGTTCATACGCCTTTTTTGCTTCAGGCGCGTAATACTGTCCCGGCGCTGAACATAACCACAGTGGATCGCGGTCTAAGCCCGACCAAATGGCAAAGAGACTGTTTTCCAGTTGAAATGCACAGCAAGATTTACGTTTGTCATGACGGGATTCGAACAGACAAGCTAAAGCCGGATCACGAAGCGCGAGTCAAACTTGGACGGATTGAGTCACCTGTCGGGCGCGGAGACGAGATCGTCACATATATGGCGCGCAACCTGGAACGGATGCGCGGTTTTCATAAGTTCATGCGCGCGTTGCCCGACATTCTTGAAGCAAGGCCCAACGCCCGCGTTCTGGTCATTGGCGGGAACGAGGTATCTTACGGATCAAAAAGCAAAAACCCGGGCGGCCTAAGGGGAGAAATGGAAGCCGAGGTTGGTGATCGCGTGGATTGGAGCCGAGTGCATTTTCTGGGGCAGGTGCCCTACGCAGATTATCAGAAAATAATTCAGATCAGCAGATGCCACATCTATATGACGATGCCATTTGTCCTTTCGTGGTCATTGCTTGAAACGATGTCCATGGAAGCCACTATCGTCGCCTCGGATGTTGCGCCTGTCCGTGAGGCAATGACGCATGGAGAAACTGGATTGCTTGTTGATTTTCACGATCACAAAGCGCTGGCGCGGCAGGTGGTCGAGGTGTTGGAGCGTCCGCAGGACTTTGCTCATCTTGGACCTGCTGCCCGCCGCCATGTGGTCAAACATTACGATTTTTTGACCAAATGCCTGCCAGAGCATATTGCAGAGATGAATGCCCTGCTGCCGCAGAGCAAGCATATCAGAATGCCGTAA
- a CDS encoding polysaccharide biosynthesis/export family protein → MIKLTKHILWIVLCLTVTACGPLPRGAAIQSEITKGADKAEADFAVYPITKAFLPSLREWPKTGERSYSWLSHSSGSNAQIIRAGDTLDVVIWDSSENSLLLSPGARSTNLSAVRVSANGTIFVPYVGKIRVADRTPDSARELLQRQLEAVAPGSQVQLSMAEGRINSVDVVSGVRSPGNLKMPDQNFSVLAAISASGGVNEGLTNPQVRLVRGHTTYRTSLERLFENPKLDTRLNGGDRIIIEADDRYFLTLGAAGKESQFDFNRDKVSALDALSIMGGVADNRANPKGVLILREYPASALSAGQRGPRKQRVVFTIDLTNSDGLFSARNFHIHSGDLVLASESPISSVGVIFGLVGSAFGLINIATN, encoded by the coding sequence ATGATCAAGTTGACCAAACACATCCTTTGGATTGTGCTTTGCCTCACAGTGACGGCTTGCGGGCCCCTACCACGCGGTGCAGCAATTCAGTCCGAAATCACAAAAGGCGCTGACAAAGCCGAAGCTGATTTCGCGGTCTATCCGATCACCAAAGCTTTCCTGCCCAGCCTGCGCGAATGGCCTAAGACCGGTGAGCGTAGCTATAGCTGGCTTTCCCATAGCAGCGGGTCGAATGCTCAGATAATCCGTGCAGGAGATACCCTTGATGTTGTGATCTGGGACAGCTCGGAAAACTCGCTTTTGCTTAGCCCTGGCGCACGTAGTACAAATCTGTCGGCGGTCCGCGTCTCAGCGAACGGCACAATATTTGTTCCTTACGTGGGCAAAATACGTGTAGCAGATCGCACCCCAGACAGCGCACGTGAGTTACTGCAGCGCCAGCTTGAAGCGGTTGCACCGGGTTCACAGGTTCAATTGTCGATGGCCGAAGGCCGCATCAACTCGGTTGATGTGGTTAGTGGCGTACGATCACCCGGCAACCTTAAGATGCCGGATCAAAATTTTTCAGTGCTTGCGGCAATTTCGGCCTCTGGCGGCGTCAACGAAGGGCTGACTAACCCTCAGGTCAGACTAGTCCGCGGACATACAACATATCGCACCTCTCTCGAACGGCTGTTCGAAAATCCCAAGCTTGATACCCGTTTGAATGGTGGCGACAGGATCATTATCGAAGCAGACGATCGCTATTTCCTCACGCTTGGGGCCGCTGGTAAGGAAAGCCAATTCGATTTCAACCGCGACAAGGTATCGGCGCTTGATGCGCTGTCCATCATGGGTGGTGTAGCTGACAACCGCGCCAACCCTAAAGGCGTGCTTATCCTGCGTGAATACCCCGCGTCAGCGCTAAGCGCCGGACAGCGCGGCCCGCGAAAGCAACGTGTCGTCTTTACCATCGATTTGACCAATTCTGATGGACTGTTCTCAGCCCGCAACTTCCACATCCACTCCGGTGATCTTGTTCTAGCGAGCGAAAGCCCGATTTCGAGTGTTGGAGTCATATTCGGACTTGTCGGCTCCGCCTTTGGCCTGATCAATATAGCTACAAACTAA
- a CDS encoding sugar transferase, with product MTLRKRIFDLFFASLLVVILGPVILLLVIYIYLKQGRPLFYVAERMKTPTQPFGLIKFRTMTVVEEDQGVSGANKASRVTPLGARLRSKRLDEFPQLWNILKGDLSFVGPRPPLREYVERFPDIYGEVLKSRPGVTGLATIRFHKHEERLLSRCKTAAQTDDVYCRICVPRKAKLDLIYQRHQNVCYDFDLVFQTIGNLFRRTKG from the coding sequence ATGACCCTGCGCAAACGCATATTCGATTTGTTCTTTGCTAGCCTGTTGGTGGTTATTCTCGGACCCGTGATCCTCCTGCTTGTGATTTACATATATCTCAAACAGGGCCGCCCTTTGTTCTATGTGGCCGAGCGTATGAAGACGCCCACCCAGCCATTCGGGCTGATAAAGTTCCGGACGATGACGGTTGTGGAAGAGGATCAAGGCGTATCGGGCGCTAACAAGGCGTCTCGTGTGACGCCGTTGGGTGCCCGATTGCGTTCCAAGAGGTTGGACGAATTTCCCCAGCTTTGGAATATTCTGAAAGGGGACCTGTCTTTCGTTGGCCCGCGCCCGCCTTTGCGGGAATATGTCGAGCGCTTTCCAGACATCTATGGCGAGGTTTTAAAATCACGGCCGGGTGTGACCGGGTTGGCGACGATAAGGTTTCACAAACACGAAGAGCGGCTTTTGTCCCGATGCAAAACAGCAGCGCAGACCGATGATGTCTATTGCCGTATCTGCGTGCCGCGTAAGGCTAAGCTGGATCTGATCTATCAGCGCCATCAGAATGTTTGCTACGATTTCGATCTGGTTTTTCAGACGATAGGAAACCTCTTTCGGCGGACAAAGGGCTAA
- a CDS encoding nucleoside-diphosphate sugar epimerase/dehydratase, translating into MLNWIKSLSKVSKRRIMLVLDGALVLVALVIAFEAQALPGGVMGNLGSYMFLMPYMLVIAVGVSVWFGINDIQVSTYDGTSVGLTAIHAFLLTVASVAFSDVAGLNLSFGLHLVFGLVFFCLAVVSRAVLLQLVLAAYRYSSKRTRVLIYGAGTTGLHLVNALRGHKTIDAVAFIDDNKGLQGMRVQRLPVYPSISIEAVVKDKQIDRVLLAVPSLSRPKQAQIARKLERMGLEVQTLPSFSVLIGEEALVNKLTPVSARSFLGRAEVAHPLGDASLSFKDKVVLISGAGGSIGSELSRQVMECKPSKLILFELSELGLYNIDMELTAMIEQEGLSIELIPVLGSITDSRQVRKLMATHNVNVVLHAAAYKHVPLVEANPLTGLVNNVFGTQTLAEQAVNAGVERFMLVSSDKAVRPTNVMGASKRLAELVLQDLAKRQGPDGTVFSMVRFGNVLGSSGSVVPLFQEQLSRGGPLTVTDKGVERYFMTVQEAVQLVLQACSISRGAEVFVLDMGQPVPILQLARQVIESAGYEVRDADNPDGDIEIQITGLRPGEKMSEELTLSNELYGTTYPKIFMTRENGLSQIEIAGALRRLREAFVASDEDMARDVVRRWVEGFDDVMVKADVS; encoded by the coding sequence ATGTTGAACTGGATTAAGTCTCTCAGCAAGGTGAGCAAGCGCCGGATCATGTTGGTCCTTGACGGTGCTTTGGTGCTTGTGGCGCTGGTGATTGCATTTGAAGCGCAGGCCTTGCCCGGCGGCGTCATGGGTAATCTTGGCAGCTACATGTTTTTGATGCCCTACATGCTGGTCATTGCTGTAGGTGTGTCGGTCTGGTTTGGCATCAACGATATTCAGGTAAGTACCTATGACGGCACTTCGGTTGGTCTGACCGCGATCCATGCCTTCCTTCTGACTGTTGCCTCGGTTGCCTTTTCGGACGTTGCCGGGCTGAACCTTTCGTTTGGTCTGCATCTGGTTTTCGGACTGGTGTTCTTCTGCCTTGCCGTTGTTAGCCGGGCTGTCCTGCTGCAATTGGTTCTGGCTGCCTATCGTTATTCCAGCAAGCGGACGCGTGTATTGATCTACGGGGCAGGAACAACCGGCCTCCATCTTGTGAACGCGCTGCGTGGACATAAAACCATCGATGCTGTGGCCTTTATTGATGACAATAAGGGTTTGCAGGGCATGCGTGTGCAGCGTTTGCCAGTCTACCCGTCGATAAGCATCGAAGCGGTGGTGAAGGACAAACAGATTGACCGCGTACTTTTGGCCGTGCCTTCGTTAAGCCGGCCCAAGCAAGCGCAAATCGCGCGCAAGCTGGAGCGGATGGGGCTGGAGGTTCAAACCCTTCCTTCGTTTTCGGTATTGATCGGAGAGGAGGCGCTGGTCAACAAGCTGACACCGGTGTCAGCGCGCAGTTTCCTTGGCCGCGCTGAGGTCGCCCACCCGTTGGGCGATGCCAGTCTGAGCTTCAAAGACAAGGTTGTGCTTATATCCGGGGCTGGTGGGTCAATCGGGTCCGAGCTGAGCCGCCAGGTTATGGAATGCAAACCGTCAAAATTGATCCTGTTCGAGCTGAGCGAGCTAGGGCTGTACAACATCGATATGGAATTGACCGCCATGATCGAGCAAGAGGGCCTATCGATCGAGTTGATCCCCGTTCTGGGGTCGATCACCGATAGTCGCCAAGTGCGCAAATTGATGGCTACTCACAACGTCAATGTCGTTCTGCACGCGGCAGCATATAAGCACGTGCCGCTGGTTGAGGCGAACCCGCTTACGGGATTGGTCAACAACGTCTTCGGCACGCAGACGTTGGCCGAGCAAGCTGTCAACGCAGGGGTGGAGCGGTTCATGCTTGTCTCTTCGGATAAGGCTGTGCGCCCCACGAATGTTATGGGGGCGTCCAAGCGATTGGCAGAGTTGGTGTTGCAGGATCTGGCAAAGCGTCAAGGACCGGATGGTACCGTGTTTTCGATGGTGCGGTTTGGCAATGTGTTGGGATCTTCCGGCTCTGTCGTGCCGCTTTTTCAAGAGCAGTTGAGCCGAGGCGGCCCTCTTACGGTGACTGATAAAGGGGTCGAAAGGTATTTCATGACGGTGCAGGAGGCTGTTCAGCTGGTTCTGCAAGCCTGTTCAATCAGTCGCGGTGCAGAGGTGTTTGTGCTGGACATGGGCCAGCCTGTGCCGATCCTTCAGCTTGCCCGTCAGGTAATCGAGAGTGCCGGCTATGAAGTGCGGGACGCAGATAATCCTGACGGTGATATCGAAATCCAGATCACGGGTTTGCGGCCGGGCGAAAAGATGTCCGAAGAACTGACGTTGTCGAATGAGCTATACGGAACAACCTATCCCAAAATCTTTATGACCCGTGAAAACGGGCTTTCCCAGATTGAGATTGCCGGGGCTTTAAGGCGTTTGAGAGAAGCATTCGTTGCAAGCGACGAGGATATGGCGCGGGACGTTGTCCGCCGCTGGGTCGAAGGATTTGATGACGTGATGGTCAAAGCCGATGTGTCCTGA